The segment ACCCGGCGATCCCGTCCGAGGAGTCCGGCACCCGGCACCGCACCGCCGAGCGGGTCGCCAAGCAGTCCGGCTTCCCGGTCATCTCGGTGAGCCAGTCCATGCACATCATCGGGCTTTATGTGAATGGTCAGCGCCACGTCCTGGACGACTCGGCCGCCATCCTCTCCCGGGCCAACCAGGCACTGGCCACCCTGGAGCGTTACAAGCTCCGGCTCGACGAGGTCTCCGGCACCCTCTCCGCGCTGGAGATCGAGGACCTGGTGACCGTCCGCGACGCGGTGGCCGTCGTTCAGCGGCTGGAGATGGTCCGGCGGATCGCCGATGAGATCTCCGGATACGTGGTGGAGCTCGGCACCGACGGCCGGCTGCTCGCCCTCCAGCTCGACGAGTTGATGGCCGGCGTCGACGCCGATCGCACCCTGGTCATCCGGGATTACCTGCCGGTCGGCCGCAAGGCGCGCACGCTGGACGAGGCACTGGTCGAGCTCGACCTGCTGACCGCCACCGAGATGATCGACCTGGTGGCGGTGGCCAAGGCGATCGGCTACCCGGGCGCCTCCGACGCGCTGGACGCGGCGGTCTCCCCGCGCGGGTTCCGGCTCCTGGCCAAGGTGCCACGGCTGCCCGGCCAGATCGTGGACCGGCTGGTCGACCACTTCGGCAGCCTGCAGCGGCTGCTCGGGGCGACCGTCGAGGACCTGCAGGCGGTCGAGGGGGTCGGTGACGCCCGGGCCCGCGGGGTTCGGGAGGGGCTCTCCCGGCTCGCCGAGGCGTCGATCCTCGAGCGCTACGTCTAACTCTCCGTCACTGCTGTGATATGCGCCACTCGAGATGCGGACATTGCGGCCCGCCAACCGCCCGAGACGTCTGAATCGGGCACGATTTCTCGACGGCCGTCAGTACGCACAGTAATCGGGTCTTTCCCTGCGCGGGCCCTGCGCCTAGCCTTCTGACACGCCACGACGGATTGTCGTGAGCGCCCAGAATTGGGGAGATTGTGATCCGGGCCGAGCTTCGATCGGTCACCGCATTGCGGCCCGGGGAGTCAGTGGTGAGACCGCCCCCACCCGATCCGTTGGGGGCCGATCTTGCGCCGTTTCCTGTTCGCTCTCGGTGGCGTCGCGCTCGTCGCAGCCGCTCTCGCCGGCATCATGCCGGCCGCGAACGCGACGACCGGCTGTGTCACCGCCGCGGCCGCCACGTACCAGCACAAGTTCGACGGGCCCGGCGGCAACGTGACGATCACCGCGGTGCAGCCCCTCTGCGAGGGCGAGGAGCAGGCGTTCTCGCTGGTCTCGTACACGACGCGGGCAGCGAAGTTCGCGGTGCCGCAGTTCGTCTACGACACCGACAGCGCGTGGATCGGGGCGGACCGGCGCAGCGTCACCCTCGACGTGGCCGTACCCGGCTGCTACACCCAGGTAGACGCCATCTTCGGCACCGGGATCGTCAACGAGATCACCTCCAGCTATGTGTACAACGACTCCAAGCTCGGCTCGCCCGACGGCATCGGGAGCCGCTCGACCGGTGGCCGCGGCTGGTACAACGGCGGCAGCGCGGCCTGCACGCCGAAACCGTCGGTGACCTTCCGCAGCTACTGCGACGGCGTGTTGCACACCCGCCTGGCCAATGCGGCCGATGCGGGCGTGAACGCGTCGTTCGTGGTCGGCGGCAAGCGGATCGTGGTGCGGCCGGGCAAGCACGCCGACCTGACGTCCCGCCCGTCGGGCGCGGTGTCGGTGCGGGACAACAGCTTCAAGACGACGACCGGCTCGTGGTCCCAGCCGGCCGACTGCGCACCTGTCGTCCCGCCGTCGACGCCTGCCTCGGTGCCCAGCTCTTCCACGCCCACCTCTACGCCCGGCTCGTCCACGCCTGCCTCTACGCCTAGCGCCTCTACGCCTGGCTCGTCCACGCCGGGCTCGGCCCCGCCGAGTGCTTCCGTGCCGGGCTCAGCCCCCAGTTCGGCCGCGCCTGGCACTTCTGTGCCTGCTTCAGCCGCGCCGACCTCCTCAACGCCGGCCACCGTCCCGTCACCCGTCGTCTCGTCGCCCACCCCGGACGACGGCCTCCCGATCACCGGCTCCAACACGAGCGGGCTGGCGCTCTACGCGCTCGGCTTCCTGCTCATCGGCGGCGGCCTGGTGGTAGTGGCGCGGCAGGCCCGCCGCGGACGCCACAGCGCCTGACCTGACAACCTCCCTCACGACTTCGGGGAGCTCGGCGGAACGTCCCCGCTGGGCTCCCCGAAGTCCATTCCCGCCCAGACCCGGCTGGCTCTGAGTGCTGTTCCCAGAGGCTTGAAACAGCCGTGAGAGCCAGCCAGCCCGGCCCGGCTGGCTCTCACGGCTGTATCCGGACGCTCGAAGCAACCATGAGAGACAGCCAGCCCCCGGATTCGGCTGGCCGCGAGTGGCGCGCCCCGGGCCATCTAACAGCCGTGGCGGCCAGCCAACCCGATCCGGCTGGCTCTGAGGGCTGTTTGCGAGGGGCCGAAACAACCGTGACGGCCAGCCGGCCCGATGCGGCTGGCTCTGATGGCTGTTTGCGAGGGGCCGAAACAGCCGTGGGAGCCAGCTGGCATGGTCGGCTGTTGGGTGAGTGGGCGCGGGTGGGCAGCCGGGTCTGCTGCGCCGGGATGTGCATAAGCCCGGCGCGGGCCGGGCGGCCTGGAGTGGCTGCTACGTCGCCTCGTAGTGGGGGACGGGGAAAATTTGTTGGGCGGGGTCGCGCGTACCGGGGAAGGGCTTGATCTTGGGGGTTATAGGGGGTGGGAGATGTCGTTGGCGTGGTCGGCTATGGCTGCGCCGGTGACTTCGGCGGTGAGCGGAAGGATCTCCAGGCACCGGCGGATGGCCGGGGCCATCATCGGGTTGGGGACGCGGAGGGAGACCGTGCAATGGGGCACCCAGCGGCCCGGGCGGTAGTGGTCCCAGACCTCGACGCCGCCGGCTGACAGGCGGTCGTGGAGCTCGCGGTGGTGGGTGAGCAGGTCTTCGGTGACGGTTATGCCCAGCCAGAGGACGCGGCCTACGAACTGGCCCACAAAGTCCATGCTCAGCGTCAGAGGGCGGGCTACCGGGAAGCCGGACAGGGCCTCGGCGGCGGCCGCCGGGTCGATGCGGTGGGCTGCGGCCAGCGAGACGTGCGGGCGGTGTTTCTGGTGCAGGGAGCCGAGGGTGGGGATGCCTTCGGCTTCCAGGGCACGCCAGAGGGTGCGAAGCCTGCGGGTCGCGTCGACGTCCAGGTAGAGCTCTAGTGCCGCGACCAAGCGTCAGGCGACCACGGAGAGTGCCACCGGCTGGCTGACGATGGTGCCGAGGCGGCCGCGCAGTTCGTACTGGCCGGCGGGGGCCACGGGACCGGCGGCCTGACCGGAGGCGCAGCGGGAGCTCTGGCGGCCGTTCCAGGTGACCTGGTACTCGCGTTCGGCGCCGGGGGCGAAGGAGCGGACGTCGTCACCCTTCGCGGTGCTGCACGGGTCGGAGGACCACAGCTTCTGGGCGCCCGACTCGAGGTAGAGCTCCTGGGCGTCGGCGCCGACGTTGCGGTTGCAGGTACGCGTACCGATGTTCTTGATCTTCAGACGGATGTTCACCGGCGTGCCGCGGCGGACCGTGGTGTCGGCTGGGATCGGCGTCACGGAGATCTCGGTGTCCGCGCAGGCGGCGTCGGCCGGCACGTTGACGTTCGCGTCCGTGCCGCCGCCCTGGCTGGGCAGGGTCGTGGGCAGCTCGTCGTCCTCGTTCGGCTGCGGCTGGAGGTCGGCGGGGTCGGGCAGCGCCTGACCGACGCCGGGACCGTCGTCCAGGAAGGACGGGTCCGGCGAGGGTGAGCCGTTGTCCGAGGCCGGTGCGGGCGTCGGGTACTGCGAGGCCGCGTTCTTGGTACGCGGGTTCTCGTCGTCCTCACCCAAGCAGGACATGAACAGCACGATGACGCCGAGCAGGATTGCGCCCAGCACGACCGCACGCCGCCGCCAGTAGACAGCGGAAGGCAGAGGACCAACCGTCGCACGCATGATGGGGCCACCGTAAACCCACGAAGCCTCGCGTGTGGTGCACGACGCGCCGGTTATGCGACACCAACTCGCGAATCGCTCGTTAGGTTTCTTCTATTGATAGACCTTGCGCTGGTAGATGGCGTGTGCTCCGGCAACCCGGTCCAGGAAGAGCTTTCCGCCGCAGTGGTCGATCTCGTGCTGCAGGGCCCGCGCCTCGAACGCGTCGGTGACGACGGTGACCGGCTCGCCGCTGCCGGGCAGCACCGCCTCGACCACGACCCGCCCGGCGCGTTTCACGTCACCGGTCAGGTCGGGCACCGACATGCAGCCCTCCCGGCCGGGCCGCCACCGGCTCGCCTCGATGATCTTCGCGTTGCAGAGCACGAACGTGCCGTGGGTGGTCGCCGCCTTCGGGTGACCGGTGACGTCCACGCAGAAGACCTGCGCGCCGACCCCGACCTGTGGCGCGGCCAGGCCGACACAGCCCGGCGACACCCGCATGGTGGCCACCAGGTCGGCGGCGAGCTGGACGATCTCCGGCGCGGTGGGGTCGACCTCCGCGCCGACCGTGCTCAGCACGCTCGCCGGGGCGGTGACCACCGGTAACACCCGGCCCTCGGGGCCGGTCCAGTGCACGTCGGGGTCGCTCACAGGATCTCCGAATCGGAGCGCCGCACGGTCACGTCGACGCCCAGCTCGGCGGCGGCCACGGCGAGACGCTCGGCGAGTTCCTCACCGGCGCCGGCGGGCAGGTCGACTTCGGCGACCAGTACGTACAGCGGGCCGGTGAGCCGAGTGGTGAGATCGGTGATGTTGCCACCCGACCCGGCCACCACCCGGGTGACCGCCGCGACGATGCCGAGCCGGTCCGCGCCGTGCACACTCACCAGGTAGGGCTCGCCCTGCACCGCGCCGTCCGCCTCGGGTTCGACCTTGCGGACCGTGGCGAGCAGGCCGCCGGACGAGATCGGCTCCAGCGCCTGCTCCACCTCGTCGGCGGTCGGACCGGTACAGATCAGGGTCATCGCGAAGTGACCGCGCAGACGGGTCATCGTCGAGTCGGTCAGGTTCGCACCGACCTCGGCGAGCGCCTCGGCCACGTCGGCGACGATGCCGGTCCGGTCCGGACCGATGACGGTGATGGCTAGCTCATGCACCCGCCTACAGTAAACGGGCTATGACTCTCGCCGACGACGCCATCGCCTGGTATCAGGCAAATGCCCGCAATCTCCCCTGGCGGCAACCGGACACCACACCGTGGGGAGTCCTGGTCAGCGAGGTGATGCTCCAGCAGACCCCGGTGGTACGCGTGGAGCCCGCCTGGCGGTCCTGGATGACCCGCTGGCCCGACCCGGCCGCCCTCGCCGCCGACCCGGTCTCCGAGGCGATCCGCATGTGGGGGCGGCTCGGCTACCCGCGCCGGGCGATGCGCCTGCACGCCTGCGCGGTCGCCATCGTGGAACGGCACGACGGGCGGGTCCCCGACGACCTGGATCAACTGCTGGCCCTGCCGGGGGTGGGCACCTATACCGGGCGGGCGGTGGCCACTTTCGCGTACGGGCAGCGTCACCCGGTCGTGGACACCAACGTGCGCCGGGTGGTGTGCCGAGCGGTCGAGGGCAAACCCGACGCCGGCCCGGCCACCACCGCAGCCGATCTGACCGCGATGGAAGCCCTGCTACCCGACGACGTGCCGCGCGCCGCGAAGGCCAGCATCGCGTTCATGGAGCTCGGCGCGATCGTCTGCACCGCCCGCTCACCGAAATGCGTCGACTGCCCGTTCCACGATGTCTGCGCCTGGCGGCTCCGAGGCGAGCCACTGCCGGAAGGGCCGAGCCGCAAACCGCAACGGTACGCCGGAACAGATCGCCAGGTGCGCGGCCTGATCCTGGAGGTCCTCCGGCACGCCACCGGCCCGGTCCCCCGCCAGCGCCTGGACCTGGTCTGGCAGGACGAGGTGCAGCGCGCCCGCGCCCTCTCCGGCCTGGTCGACGACGGCCTGGTCGAGTTGCTCGGCTCAGACGACTTCATCCTGGCCGGCGACCGTCCACCCGGCGAAGTTCAGCGCCTATGAGCTCTGCCGGGAGCGGATAGACCTTCTCAGCCGGCAACAGGGCCGCGGCGGCGCTCTCGTTGCCGGCGTCGAGATGGCCACGGATCGCCCGCGCCAATCCGGTCACGTCGACGATCCCGGTGATCCACTCATCCACGTAACTCGGCACGGCGACCCCACCCAGGCCCAGCTGCAGCGACCGATAGGGCAACTCCCGCAGACGTAGATCCCGCTCCGGATCCCACTGCACCCGCGTCGGCGCCGTTTTGAGCTGACGCTGCCATTCCGTCCGATCAGCGTGAACGCCCCGGACATAGTGGCTGAGCGCAGCGTTGGCCAGCGCCCACTCGAACCCCGCCCGCGTGATCGAAACCGCGAGCACCCGCTCCTGGCCGGGCTTCCTGGCCCAGCCACAGCGGTACATCATCCACAGGAACGAAGGCTTGACCCAGGTCATCCGGTCCCGTTTGAACGGCGGCACGAACCGCCCAGCCCGCAGAGCCGGCTCCGCGATGGCCGGCGAGTAGGCCTGATAGACGGTGATGGTGCGCTCGTCGTACACGGCGCGAATCTCACGCATCGTCTGATGCTCGCTGACGCCGCCTCCCGGGCGCGAACGATTTCGGCCCGGCTGCATCGCGCAGCCGGGCCGAATCGATCAGGCGAAGAGGAGGGTCACTCCTCGGTGGTGGCGGCCCCGAGGTCGGCCGGCACCGCGTCGGGCACGGTCACGCCCTTCTCAGCGCCGCGGAAGACCAGCTTGGACTTCTCCACCTGGGCCGGGTCCCCTTCGCAGTCCACGACCACGATCTGGCCGGGGCGCAGCTCGTTGAAGAGGATCTGCTCGCTCAGGGTGTCCTCCAGCTCGCGCTGGATGGTCCGGCGCAGTGGCCGGGCGCCGAGGACCGGGTCGAAGCCCTTGGCCGCCAGGTACTTCTTGGCGTTGTCGGTCAGCTCGAGACCCATGTCCTTGTTCTTGAGCTGACCCTCGATACGGGCGGTGAAGATGTCGACGATCTGGAGGATCTCCTTCTCACGCAGCTGGTGGAAGACGATCGTGTCGTCGATACGGTTCAGGAACTCGGGGCGGAAGTGCTGCTTCAGCTCGTCGTTCACCTTGATCTTCATGCGCTCGTACGACGACTCCTCGGCCTCGGAGGCCTGGAAGCCCAGCGACACCGCCTTCGCCACATCCCGGGTACCGAGGTTGGTGGTGAGGATGATGACCGTGTTCTTGAAGTCGACGATCCGGCCCTGGCCGTCGGTCAGGCGACCGTCCTCCAGGATCTGCAGGAGCGTGTTGAACACGTCCGGATGCGCCTTCTCGATCTCGTCGAACAGCACCACCGAGAACGGCTTGCGCCGCACCTTCTCGGTCAGCTGGCCACCCTCGTCGTAACCCACATATCCGGGAGGGGCACCGACCAGCCGCGACACCGTGTACCGGTCGTGGAACTCGGACATGTCCAGCTGGATCAGCGCGTCCTCGGAGCCGAACAGGAACTCCGCCAGCGCCTTGGACAGCTCGGTCTTACCCACACCGGACGGACCGGCGAAGATGAACGAACCACTGGGCCGCTTCGGGTCCTTCAGGCCGGCCCGGGTACGCCGGATCGCCTTCGAAACCGCCTGGACAGCGTCCTCCTGGCCGATGACCCGCTTGTGGAGCTCGTCCTCCATGCGCAGCAGGCGGGACGTCTCCTCCTCGGTGAGCTTGTAGACCGGGATGCCGGTCCAGTTGCCCAGAACCTCGGCGATCTGCTCGTCGTCGACCTCGGACACCACGTCCAGGTCGCCGGCCTTCCACTCCTTCTCCCGCTGCGCCTTCTGGCCCAGCAGCTGCTTCTCCTTGTCGCGCAGCTGCGCGGCCCGCTCGAAGTCCTGCGCGTCGATCGCGGACTCCTTGTCCCGGCGGACCTGGGCGATGCGCTCGTCGAAGTCACGGAGGTCCGGCGGCGCGGTCATCCGGCGGATCCGCATCCGGGCGCCGGCCTCGTCGATCAGGTCGATCGCCTTGTCCGGCAGGAAACGATCCGAGATGTACCGGTCGGCCAGCGTCGCGGCGGCCACCAGGGCGGCGTCGGTGATGCTGATCCGGTGGTGCGCCTCGTAACGGTCGCGGAGACCCTTGAGGATCTCGATGGTGTGCGCGAGGGACGGCTCGCCGACCTGGATGGGCTGGAAGCGGCGCTCGAGAGCGGCGTCCTTCTCCAGGTGCTTGCGGTACTCGTCCAGAGTGGTGGCGCCGATGGTCTGGAGCTCACCACGCGCGAGCATGGGCTTCAGGATGCTCGCGGCGTCGATCGCGCCCTCGGCGGCACCCGCACCCACCAGGGTGTGAATCTCGTCGATGAACAGGATGATGTCGCCCCGCGTACGGATCTCCTTGAGCACCTTCTTCAAGCGCTCCTCGAAGTCACCGCGGTAGCGGGAACCGGCGACCAGCGCGCCCAGGTCCAGCGTGTAGAGCTGCTTGTCCTTGAGCGTCTCGGGCACCTCGCCCTTGACGATCGACTGGGACAGACCCTCGACCACGGCGGTCTTGCCGACGCCGGGCTCGCCGATCAGCACCGGGTTGTTCTTGGTCCGGCGGGACAGCACCTGCATGACCCGCTCGATTTCCTTCTCCCGCCCGATGACCGGGTCGAGCTTGCCCTCGCGCGCGGCCTGGGTCAGGTTGCGCCCGAACTGGTCGAGGACCAGCGACGTGGAGGGGGCCGCCTCGCCGGTGGCCGTGCCGGCCGCGGCCGGCTCCTTGCCCTGGTAGCCGGAGAGCAGCTGGATGACCTGCTGGCGGACCCGGTTGAGGTCGGCGCCGAGCTTGACCAGCACCTGGGCGGCGACGCCCTCACCCTCGCGGATCAGGCCGAGCAGGATGTGCTCGGTGCCGATGTAGTTGTGGCCGAGCTGCAGCGCCTCACGCAGCGACAGCTCGAGAACCTTCTTGGCGCGCGGCGTGAACGGGATGTGCCCGCTCGGCGCCTGCTGGCCCTGACCGATGATCTCCTCGACCTGCTGCCGCACTCCCTCAAGAGAGATGCCCAGGCTCTCCAGAGCCTTGGCCGCGACGCCCTCACCCTCGTGGATCAGGCCGAGCAGGATGTGTTCGGTTCCGATGTAGTTGTGGTTGAGCATCCGGGCCTCTTCTTGGGCCAGGACGACAACCCGTCGCGCTCGGTCGGTGAACCGCTCGAACATGCCCTCGTGCTCCTCACGTGCCGTGCGCCAATTGAACTGGCGGGGCCAGCGCACGGGCATCGGTGATGCCCGTGCTGTAACTCTATCGCCGCCAGCGGGCTCCGCTGGGCCCTCGCGACCCTTCGAAACGATCCGCAACGTTGATTTAGCCAACTTCGCACGCTCAACGGCTGTTCCCCCACCCGAACGTGTACGCGTACAGCGAAATCGCGACGATCCACAGGCTGTGGACAACTCCGCCCGCCCCTGTGGATAACTTGGGGACAGACACGGAGAGGGCGCACCGCCGAAGCGGTGCGCCCTCATCGCCGAGGCGCCGTGCCGGACACTAGGGGCTCAGGCCCGTCCCGGGCCTTTCGCGTGGAACTCGTCCACGATCTCCTGAGGGATCCGGCCCCGGTCGGAGATGTCCTTCCCGGCCTTCTTGGCCCACTCCCGGATCGCCTTGTTCTGCTCCCGGTCGGCAGTCGCGCCGCCGCGGCCACGCGCCGCGCGGCCGCCGACCACAACACCACCACGGGCCACCTTGGTCCCGGCGGTGAGGTACGGCTCGAACACCTCCCGCAATTTCGCGGCGTTCTTCTCCGAGAGGTCGATCTCATACTGAATGCCGTCGAGCGCAAACTTCACGGTCTCGTCGGCGTCGCCACCGTCGATGTCATCGACCAACTTGTGAATGATCTGCTTCGCCACGCGCGGTTATCCCTCCCGAACACAGGTTCTCTCCCCAGCAATGGGAAGACAATAACGCCAGGGACGCATAGCCCGTCAATGGCGGGGGGAGATAATGCCCGGTAACTACTCGGGCCGGACCAAGGGGAAGAGGATCGTTTCCCGAATGCCCAGGCCGGTGAGCGCCATCAACAGCCGGTCGATTCCCATTCCCATGCCACCGGTGGGCGGCATTCCGTACTCCATGGCCCGCAGGAAATCCTCGTCGAGCTGCATCGCTTCGGCGTCGCCACCGGCCGCGAGCAGGGATTGTGCCTGCAACCGCTCCCGCTGGATCACCGGATCGACCAGCTCGGAATACGCGGTGGCGAGCTCGAAACCGCCGACGTAGAGATCCCACTTCTCGGTCAGGCCGGGCGTCTCGCGGTGCGGCGCGGTGAGCGGCGCGGTCTCCTCCGGGTAGTCCCGGACGAACGTGGGCGCCTGCAGAGTCGGCTGCACCAGGTGCTCGAAAAGCTCTTCGGCGAGCTTGCCGGCGCTCCACTTCGGGTCCACGGAAAGCTGCACCTTCTCCGCGTACCGCTGGAGTTGCGCCAGGTCGGTCTGCACGGTGACCTCTTCGCCCAGCGCCTCGGAAACGGATCCGAAAAGGGTGATCTGTGCCCATTCGCCGCCGAGGT is part of the Actinoplanes sp. NBC_00393 genome and harbors:
- a CDS encoding DUF4291 domain-containing protein, coding for MREIRAVYDERTITVYQAYSPAIAEPALRAGRFVPPFKRDRMTWVKPSFLWMMYRCGWARKPGQERVLAVSITRAGFEWALANAALSHYVRGVHADRTEWQRQLKTAPTRVQWDPERDLRLRELPYRSLQLGLGGVAVPSYVDEWITGIVDVTGLARAIRGHLDAGNESAAAALLPAEKVYPLPAELIGAELRRVDGRRPG
- a CDS encoding glycine cleavage system protein R, translating into MHELAITVIGPDRTGIVADVAEALAEVGANLTDSTMTRLRGHFAMTLICTGPTADEVEQALEPISSGGLLATVRKVEPEADGAVQGEPYLVSVHGADRLGIVAAVTRVVAGSGGNITDLTTRLTGPLYVLVAEVDLPAGAGEELAERLAVAAAELGVDVTVRRSDSEIL
- a CDS encoding ATP-dependent Clp protease ATP-binding subunit — translated: MFERFTDRARRVVVLAQEEARMLNHNYIGTEHILLGLIHEGEGVAAKALESLGISLEGVRQQVEEIIGQGQQAPSGHIPFTPRAKKVLELSLREALQLGHNYIGTEHILLGLIREGEGVAAQVLVKLGADLNRVRQQVIQLLSGYQGKEPAAAGTATGEAAPSTSLVLDQFGRNLTQAAREGKLDPVIGREKEIERVMQVLSRRTKNNPVLIGEPGVGKTAVVEGLSQSIVKGEVPETLKDKQLYTLDLGALVAGSRYRGDFEERLKKVLKEIRTRGDIILFIDEIHTLVGAGAAEGAIDAASILKPMLARGELQTIGATTLDEYRKHLEKDAALERRFQPIQVGEPSLAHTIEILKGLRDRYEAHHRISITDAALVAAATLADRYISDRFLPDKAIDLIDEAGARMRIRRMTAPPDLRDFDERIAQVRRDKESAIDAQDFERAAQLRDKEKQLLGQKAQREKEWKAGDLDVVSEVDDEQIAEVLGNWTGIPVYKLTEEETSRLLRMEDELHKRVIGQEDAVQAVSKAIRRTRAGLKDPKRPSGSFIFAGPSGVGKTELSKALAEFLFGSEDALIQLDMSEFHDRYTVSRLVGAPPGYVGYDEGGQLTEKVRRKPFSVVLFDEIEKAHPDVFNTLLQILEDGRLTDGQGRIVDFKNTVIILTTNLGTRDVAKAVSLGFQASEAEESSYERMKIKVNDELKQHFRPEFLNRIDDTIVFHQLREKEILQIVDIFTARIEGQLKNKDMGLELTDNAKKYLAAKGFDPVLGARPLRRTIQRELEDTLSEQILFNELRPGQIVVVDCEGDPAQVEKSKLVFRGAEKGVTVPDAVPADLGAATTEE
- the disA gene encoding DNA integrity scanning diadenylate cyclase DisA → MPLDRDGSKPAASSTPRPGVNGAGHRAMTPAFGPGLTGGASDPLRANLALMAPGTALRDGLERILRGRTGALIVLGYDAVVETICTGGFPLDVEFSATRLRELCKMDGAVVLSSDGTRIVRAAVHLMPDPAIPSEESGTRHRTAERVAKQSGFPVISVSQSMHIIGLYVNGQRHVLDDSAAILSRANQALATLERYKLRLDEVSGTLSALEIEDLVTVRDAVAVVQRLEMVRRIADEISGYVVELGTDGRLLALQLDELMAGVDADRTLVIRDYLPVGRKARTLDEALVELDLLTATEMIDLVAVAKAIGYPGASDALDAAVSPRGFRLLAKVPRLPGQIVDRLVDHFGSLQRLLGATVEDLQAVEGVGDARARGVREGLSRLAEASILERYV
- a CDS encoding 2'-5' RNA ligase family protein, which gives rise to MVAALELYLDVDATRRLRTLWRALEAEGIPTLGSLHQKHRPHVSLAAAHRIDPAAAAEALSGFPVARPLTLSMDFVGQFVGRVLWLGITVTEDLLTHHRELHDRLSAGGVEVWDHYRPGRWVPHCTVSLRVPNPMMAPAIRRCLEILPLTAEVTGAAIADHANDISHPL
- a CDS encoding adhesin encodes the protein MRATVGPLPSAVYWRRRAVVLGAILLGVIVLFMSCLGEDDENPRTKNAASQYPTPAPASDNGSPSPDPSFLDDGPGVGQALPDPADLQPQPNEDDELPTTLPSQGGGTDANVNVPADAACADTEISVTPIPADTTVRRGTPVNIRLKIKNIGTRTCNRNVGADAQELYLESGAQKLWSSDPCSTAKGDDVRSFAPGAEREYQVTWNGRQSSRCASGQAAGPVAPAGQYELRGRLGTIVSQPVALSVVA
- a CDS encoding histone-like nucleoid-structuring protein Lsr2 — its product is MAKQIIHKLVDDIDGGDADETVKFALDGIQYEIDLSEKNAAKLREVFEPYLTAGTKVARGGVVVGGRAARGRGGATADREQNKAIREWAKKAGKDISDRGRIPQEIVDEFHAKGPGRA
- a CDS encoding A/G-specific adenine glycosylase, producing the protein MTLADDAIAWYQANARNLPWRQPDTTPWGVLVSEVMLQQTPVVRVEPAWRSWMTRWPDPAALAADPVSEAIRMWGRLGYPRRAMRLHACAVAIVERHDGRVPDDLDQLLALPGVGTYTGRAVATFAYGQRHPVVDTNVRRVVCRAVEGKPDAGPATTAADLTAMEALLPDDVPRAAKASIAFMELGAIVCTARSPKCVDCPFHDVCAWRLRGEPLPEGPSRKPQRYAGTDRQVRGLILEVLRHATGPVPRQRLDLVWQDEVQRARALSGLVDDGLVELLGSDDFILAGDRPPGEVQRL
- a CDS encoding peptide deformylase; translated protein: MSDPDVHWTGPEGRVLPVVTAPASVLSTVGAEVDPTAPEIVQLAADLVATMRVSPGCVGLAAPQVGVGAQVFCVDVTGHPKAATTHGTFVLCNAKIIEASRWRPGREGCMSVPDLTGDVKRAGRVVVEAVLPGSGEPVTVVTDAFEARALQHEIDHCGGKLFLDRVAGAHAIYQRKVYQ